A portion of the Candidatus Pristimantibacillus lignocellulolyticus genome contains these proteins:
- a CDS encoding AraC family transcriptional regulator, whose translation MDLSIKTSLKENRLHGNEQFPLAAYWIDQNIAGVPILDCHWHNEMEFFYCVQGEVLFQVDTDYYVVKAGEAIFIDSGEIHTGHSHHNATCMYRALVFDPQFLASASYDVIQAQYVAPLFDSTRTFPRHIKPQSHWEKQLLDALINILSHCDQQDLGYELSVKLLLLQMLHTILSEGRHENRSKRELHDHTKTIRLKKVISYIQTHFNHPLKISQIAEQIPMSDGQFCRFFKSMTRQTPIEYINSYRIRRAGELLLDPSNKISTVALDVGFDHISYFVKVFRQQMNCTPSEYRKKMLVHSIEFIS comes from the coding sequence ATGGACTTAAGTATTAAAACATCGCTGAAAGAAAATAGACTTCATGGGAATGAGCAATTTCCTCTCGCGGCTTATTGGATCGATCAAAATATTGCAGGTGTACCCATATTAGATTGTCATTGGCATAACGAAATGGAATTTTTCTATTGTGTGCAAGGAGAAGTATTATTTCAAGTAGATACTGATTACTATGTAGTCAAAGCAGGCGAAGCAATATTTATTGATAGCGGAGAAATCCATACTGGTCATTCGCATCATAACGCAACCTGTATGTATAGAGCGCTCGTGTTCGATCCTCAGTTTTTAGCAAGTGCTAGCTATGATGTTATACAAGCTCAATATGTTGCACCTTTATTTGATAGCACTCGCACTTTCCCTCGTCATATTAAGCCACAATCACATTGGGAGAAACAATTGCTAGATGCCCTTATAAATATTTTATCGCACTGTGATCAGCAAGATTTGGGATATGAGCTTAGTGTTAAGCTGCTATTGCTGCAAATGTTACATACCATTCTCTCTGAAGGTAGACATGAAAACCGCAGTAAACGTGAATTACATGATCATACGAAAACGATTCGCTTGAAAAAAGTTATTAGCTACATTCAAACCCATTTCAATCATCCACTTAAAATATCGCAAATAGCGGAACAAATCCCGATGAGTGATGGTCAGTTCTGTCGTTTCTTCAAAAGCATGACTAGGCAAACTCCAATTGAATATATTAATTCCTATCGCATACGTCGTGCTGGTGAGTTACTACTAGACCCATCCAACAAAATCTCAACCGTCGCATTAGATGTTGGCTTTGATCATATAAGCTATTTCGTAAAAGTATTTCGTCAACAGATGAACTGTACCCCCTCTGAATATCGCAAAAAAATGTTAGTTCATTCCATTGAGTTCATTTCCTAA
- a CDS encoding HAD family hydrolase: MIRAIVFDFDGLIIDTETLEYEVLQQIYKEYEVELLIETYAQNIGTNMGEFNPYTNLADLSKQDLDAQFIKTLHRERLHLVLPSLVLREGVMDYIHQAKQMNMKIALATSSNRKWIDEFFTRYDLHQYFDYICTSDDVTNVKPNPELYLRALSLLGVEGHEAIAFEDSHNGSLAAVAAGIHCVAVPNPVTQHFTFEHCSLILTSMAQFTLSEVIDRIGEK, translated from the coding sequence ATGATACGCGCTATTGTATTTGATTTTGATGGATTAATTATTGATACAGAAACATTAGAGTATGAGGTGCTTCAACAAATATACAAGGAATATGAAGTTGAATTGCTAATCGAGACATATGCGCAAAACATAGGTACGAATATGGGTGAATTTAATCCATACACAAATCTTGCGGATTTATCGAAACAAGATTTAGATGCTCAATTCATAAAAACGCTACATCGAGAAAGATTACACTTAGTGTTACCTAGTCTTGTGTTGCGAGAGGGTGTAATGGATTATATCCATCAGGCAAAACAGATGAATATGAAAATAGCTTTAGCAACAAGCTCTAACCGTAAGTGGATTGATGAATTTTTTACAAGATATGATTTGCATCAATATTTTGATTACATCTGTACATCCGATGATGTCACGAATGTCAAACCTAATCCAGAACTTTACTTGCGAGCGTTATCGTTGCTAGGTGTTGAAGGTCATGAAGCGATTGCTTTTGAAGATTCACATAATGGTTCATTAGCCGCGGTAGCAGCGGGGATACATTGCGTTGCAGTTCCTAATCCGGTCACGCAACATTTTACATTTGAACATTGCTCGTTAATTCTAACTTCGATGGCACAGTTCACTTTATCTGAAGTGATTGATCGTATCGGGGAAAAGTAG
- a CDS encoding aldehyde dehydrogenase family protein has product MKKHLLIGGQEVFAEHYEPLRSPYSGEVIATIAQATIGQLDDAIVSAEAACSLQRKLAAHERAHILSKVAQLLAERKDEAARCISLEAAKPIKQSYIEVERTIQTYQYAAEEAKRLTGEMVPMAAMPGGEGRLAFTIREPIGVVGAITPFNFPMNLVAHKIGPAIAAGNTVVLKPAPQTPLSAYFIGELFKEAGLPDGVLNIVTGDGVLLGEYLASDRRVNMITFTGSPAVGMRISQLAGIKKRTLELGSNSAVIIDDEMMTEQIIERCVTGAFSNNGQVCISLQRIYVVGDQYESFVQKLVEATSRLQLGDPLSIETDVSALISKTSIARSLQWIQEAMDDSAVLALGGRTKDDVILEPTILLDVPQHSAISCQEVFAPIVIVNKVASIEEAIEMVNHSEYGLQAGVYCKTLETAWKAAANLQVGGVLINDIPTYRVDHMPYGGVKLSGTGKEGVPYAMEDMTTSKLVIVKV; this is encoded by the coding sequence ATGAAGAAGCATTTACTCATTGGCGGGCAAGAAGTTTTTGCTGAACATTATGAGCCATTACGTTCTCCTTATTCAGGAGAGGTTATTGCAACAATTGCACAAGCAACGATAGGTCAACTGGATGATGCGATTGTTTCAGCAGAAGCTGCTTGTTCATTGCAACGAAAGCTTGCTGCTCATGAACGAGCACATATTTTAAGTAAAGTAGCTCAATTGCTAGCCGAGCGCAAAGACGAAGCGGCTCGTTGTATTAGTCTTGAAGCAGCTAAACCAATAAAGCAATCTTATATAGAAGTAGAACGTACCATTCAAACGTATCAGTATGCAGCGGAAGAAGCGAAGCGATTGACAGGTGAGATGGTTCCTATGGCAGCTATGCCAGGCGGTGAAGGTCGATTAGCTTTTACGATTCGTGAGCCGATCGGAGTTGTTGGAGCAATTACACCTTTCAATTTCCCGATGAATCTAGTTGCCCATAAGATTGGCCCAGCTATTGCGGCTGGAAACACGGTTGTGTTAAAACCTGCACCTCAAACTCCATTATCTGCTTACTTTATCGGAGAGTTATTCAAAGAGGCTGGTCTACCAGACGGGGTCTTGAATATCGTGACAGGAGATGGCGTTCTGCTTGGAGAGTATCTCGCTAGCGATCGGCGTGTCAATATGATTACATTTACAGGTAGTCCGGCGGTAGGGATGAGAATATCTCAGCTTGCAGGAATTAAGAAACGTACACTTGAACTTGGATCTAATTCAGCAGTTATTATTGACGATGAGATGATGACAGAACAAATTATAGAGCGTTGCGTCACTGGCGCATTTAGCAATAATGGTCAAGTATGCATTTCATTGCAACGTATCTATGTAGTTGGAGATCAGTATGAGAGTTTTGTACAGAAACTTGTTGAAGCTACATCACGACTACAACTTGGAGACCCATTGTCTATTGAAACTGATGTTTCTGCACTAATATCTAAGACATCAATTGCTCGCTCTTTACAATGGATTCAAGAAGCGATGGATGATAGTGCTGTTCTTGCTTTGGGAGGAAGAACTAAAGATGATGTAATCCTTGAACCGACAATTTTGCTAGACGTGCCGCAACATTCAGCAATAAGTTGCCAAGAAGTATTTGCACCAATCGTTATTGTAAATAAGGTCGCTTCTATAGAGGAAGCCATAGAAATGGTCAATCACTCAGAGTATGGCTTACAAGCTGGAGTCTATTGTAAAACTCTTGAAACAGCTTGGAAAGCAGCAGCTAATTTACAAGTAGGCGGAGTGCTAATTAATGATATTCCAACATATCGTGTAGATCATATGCCTTATGGTGGGGTTAAGCTCAGTGGAACTGGCAAAGAAGGTGTACCTTATGCTATGGAAGATATGACAACGAGTAAGCTTGTAATCGTGAAGGTGTAG
- a CDS encoding 3-dehydroquinate dehydratase, whose amino-acid sequence MTTTVVFQEKQIPVYMQELNKKAMRKLEAILNQKWETGKQALKLCLATLISIEVIGSEATLHALTEHHTLTISLY is encoded by the coding sequence ATGACAACTACAGTTGTATTCCAGGAAAAACAGATACCTGTATATATGCAAGAACTCAATAAGAAGGCTATGCGCAAACTAGAAGCGATCTTGAATCAAAAATGGGAAACAGGTAAGCAAGCCCTAAAACTTTGCTTGGCTACGCTCATTAGTATCGAAGTTATTGGTTCAGAAGCAACGTTACATGCGTTAACAGAACATCATACCTTAACGATATCTCTTTATTAA
- the hflK gene encoding FtsH protease activity modulator HflK has translation MNFETRNSEESNQQRKDVPWNPKVIGKSVIGVCIAIILLYVGFTSFYTVEERERAVILTFGKITGEETSGLHFKLPYPIQDVKIVPAEMTQYITIGYRESAGGDIVDESEAMMITGDENIVSADAVITWKIGNIKNYLTNIDNHETFLRNSAIASIRSVMGAQKLDYAITDGKTVIQELAREQLMKLQDKYNTGIIIIDLKFQDIEPPDGQVADAFRAVTNAREEKNTKINNATKYENDRIPKARGEAQALIELAEAEKASRILNAQGDVAKFNAIYAEYANNKEITESRLILETLEKILPNAQIIITNTGSDTVNYLPLNELLNKKNSSSSNSSTTNNSSSSSSNSSSAGTQ, from the coding sequence TTGAATTTTGAAACTAGAAACAGTGAAGAGAGCAATCAACAAAGGAAAGATGTTCCTTGGAATCCGAAAGTTATTGGAAAATCAGTAATTGGTGTTTGTATTGCTATTATTTTATTGTATGTCGGGTTTACTTCGTTCTACACCGTAGAGGAACGTGAACGAGCAGTAATATTAACATTTGGTAAGATAACAGGTGAAGAAACTTCAGGTTTACATTTCAAACTTCCATATCCTATTCAAGATGTAAAGATCGTTCCAGCGGAGATGACGCAGTATATTACTATTGGCTACCGTGAATCGGCAGGCGGTGATATTGTTGATGAGTCCGAAGCGATGATGATTACAGGAGATGAAAACATAGTGTCTGCGGATGCTGTAATTACATGGAAAATAGGAAATATCAAAAATTACTTAACGAACATTGATAATCATGAAACTTTTCTCCGTAACTCTGCCATAGCATCTATCCGCTCGGTGATGGGGGCACAGAAATTAGATTATGCAATTACTGACGGTAAAACAGTTATTCAAGAATTAGCAAGAGAACAATTAATGAAATTACAAGATAAGTACAATACGGGCATTATTATTATTGATTTGAAGTTTCAAGATATTGAACCACCGGATGGTCAAGTAGCAGATGCTTTCCGAGCAGTTACTAATGCACGAGAAGAGAAAAATACGAAAATTAATAATGCAACAAAGTATGAGAATGATCGCATTCCAAAAGCTCGTGGTGAAGCTCAAGCTTTAATTGAATTAGCAGAAGCAGAAAAGGCGTCGCGTATTTTGAATGCGCAAGGTGATGTAGCTAAGTTCAATGCGATCTACGCTGAGTACGCGAATAACAAAGAGATTACGGAGAGTCGCCTAATATTGGAGACATTAGAAAAAATATTGCCTAACGCTCAAATTATTATTACAAATACCGGTAGTGATACGGTGAACTATTTACCACTTAATGAACTTTTGAATAAAAAGAATAGTTCTTCTTCAAATAGTTCAACAACGAATAATTCATCATCTAGCAGTTCGAATTCCAGCTCTGCTGGTACACAGTAG
- a CDS encoding Gfo/Idh/MocA family oxidoreductase: MSKVKVAVIGCGSISKYRHIPEYASNANVELVAFVDPIIERAELYANEHGAQAFTDYKEMLAAVKPDAVSVCTPNFLHAEMTIEAAKAGAHVLVEKPMAVTDAEAAAMIEATTANNVKLMVGHNQRFVPAHEKAKEILKSGILGKVLTFRTSFGHPGPDSWSIDGADSWFFRKEEAIMGAMGDLGVHKSDLIRWMLDDEVSEIAAFVGTLDKKDTESDDNSSCILRMKSGAIGTLVASWTYYKGEDNSTVLWCENGVMRVCTDPIDDVIVELRDGTITKYQTGEMSTNEKQVASGVIEKFIESIVNDTVPAVTGEEGRASLKVILDAFESQATGRIIKVN; the protein is encoded by the coding sequence ATGTCTAAAGTTAAAGTAGCAGTAATTGGTTGCGGTTCCATCTCGAAATATCGTCATATCCCTGAATATGCAAGTAACGCTAATGTTGAGCTAGTTGCATTTGTAGATCCGATTATTGAACGTGCAGAGCTTTACGCTAATGAGCATGGTGCACAGGCATTCACAGACTATAAAGAAATGCTTGCAGCAGTTAAACCTGACGCAGTAAGCGTGTGTACGCCTAACTTCTTGCATGCTGAAATGACAATTGAGGCCGCGAAAGCTGGTGCTCATGTTCTTGTAGAAAAGCCAATGGCTGTTACTGATGCTGAAGCGGCAGCAATGATCGAAGCAACTACAGCGAATAATGTGAAGCTTATGGTTGGACATAACCAACGTTTTGTGCCGGCACATGAAAAAGCAAAAGAAATTTTAAAATCAGGAATACTTGGAAAAGTGCTGACTTTCCGTACTTCTTTTGGTCATCCTGGTCCTGATTCTTGGAGCATTGACGGTGCTGATAGCTGGTTCTTCCGTAAAGAAGAAGCAATTATGGGTGCAATGGGCGATCTAGGTGTTCACAAATCAGATCTAATCCGCTGGATGCTTGACGATGAAGTATCTGAAATTGCTGCTTTCGTGGGAACTCTAGATAAAAAAGATACAGAGAGTGACGATAACTCTTCTTGTATCCTTCGTATGAAATCTGGTGCTATTGGTACTCTAGTAGCAAGTTGGACATATTACAAGGGTGAAGATAATAGCACTGTTTTATGGTGTGAAAATGGTGTAATGCGTGTATGTACAGATCCAATCGATGATGTTATTGTCGAGCTACGCGATGGAACGATAACAAAATATCAAACAGGTGAAATGTCTACGAATGAAAAACAAGTAGCAAGTGGCGTAATTGAGAAATTCATCGAATCCATTGTCAATGATACTGTTCCAGCTGTAACAGGCGAAGAAGGTAGAGCATCTCTTAAAGTTATTCTTGATGCATTTGAGTCTCAAGCAACTGGTCGCATTATTAAAGTGAACTAA
- the yicI gene encoding alpha-xylosidase — MKFSNGNWLIHEQFNVQAAVQAHEFYEKEGVLTTYVAPRLLLNRASMLDTMLLTIQFHSPLPGVIGVKIIHHSGVRNLGPNFELSKSAQSNAVIEENEHEAVLTSGDLSVHIAKGPEWKVDFFRGGKRLTGSGQRSMAYITEGKERAYVREELDLGVGELVYGLGERFTPFVKNGQTVDIWNQDAGTSSEQAYKNIPFYMTNKGYGVFVNQPELVSFEIASEKVKKVQFSVEGESLEYFIIDGPDLKGVLDRYTQLTGRPALPPAWTFGLWLSTSFTTNYDEETVNSFVDGMVERDLPLHVFHFDCFWMKEFHWTDFKWDESVFPDPEGMLTRLKERGLKICVWINPYIAQRSRLFEEGKENGYLVKKANGDVWQWDLWQPGMGLVDFTNPAACEWYASYLRELVDMGVDSFKTDFGERIPTDVVYFDGSNPYKMHNYYTQLYNKVVFEVLEEKLGKNEAAVFARSATTGGQKFPVHWGGDCYADYESMAESLRGGLSLGMSGFGFWSHDIGGFENTAPSHVFKRWLQFGLLSSHSRLHGSRSYRVPWEYDQEAVDVTRYFTKLKCSLMPYLFNTAVEAHELGIPAMRSMVLEFHGDPAVEQLDRQYMLGESLLVAPIFNEEGEVSYYLPAGQWTHLLTGEVVTGGAWKSETHGFMSLPLFVRQNTVLAIGAVDDRPDYEYADGVELQFYNLQDGVTASTAVRDSKGNISLTVEATRNGNSIAVTLNGVNYPLSIVVKGEGEITAVAGIEAAVEAGRIILKPKGNEKFTIELA, encoded by the coding sequence ATGAAATTTTCAAATGGAAACTGGTTAATTCATGAGCAATTTAATGTTCAAGCTGCAGTTCAAGCACATGAATTCTATGAGAAGGAAGGTGTATTAACGACTTATGTTGCACCGCGTCTACTTCTAAATAGAGCTAGTATGCTAGATACGATGTTATTAACGATTCAATTCCATTCTCCATTACCAGGGGTTATTGGAGTGAAAATTATTCATCATTCAGGGGTACGCAATCTTGGTCCTAACTTCGAACTTTCGAAATCTGCCCAAAGCAATGCAGTTATTGAAGAAAATGAGCATGAAGCAGTGCTTACTAGTGGAGACTTAAGTGTTCATATTGCTAAAGGTCCAGAATGGAAAGTTGATTTCTTCCGTGGTGGAAAACGTCTAACGGGAAGCGGACAACGTTCTATGGCTTATATTACAGAAGGTAAAGAACGTGCATATGTGCGTGAAGAACTTGATCTAGGTGTTGGTGAGCTAGTTTACGGACTTGGCGAACGTTTTACTCCATTTGTGAAAAATGGTCAGACGGTTGATATTTGGAATCAAGATGCTGGTACAAGCTCTGAACAAGCATACAAAAATATTCCTTTCTATATGACGAATAAAGGCTACGGTGTATTCGTCAATCAACCTGAACTTGTATCTTTTGAAATAGCCTCTGAAAAAGTGAAAAAAGTTCAATTTAGCGTTGAAGGAGAATCACTAGAATATTTTATTATTGATGGTCCTGATCTGAAAGGTGTACTTGATCGATACACACAACTTACAGGTCGCCCTGCATTACCACCAGCATGGACATTTGGTCTATGGTTAAGTACTTCTTTCACAACGAACTACGATGAAGAAACGGTTAACTCATTTGTAGATGGTATGGTTGAACGTGATCTTCCGCTTCACGTCTTCCACTTCGACTGTTTCTGGATGAAAGAATTCCATTGGACAGATTTCAAATGGGATGAATCAGTATTCCCAGATCCAGAAGGTATGCTTACCCGCCTGAAAGAGCGTGGTTTGAAAATATGTGTATGGATTAACCCTTATATCGCTCAACGTTCTCGATTATTTGAAGAAGGAAAAGAAAATGGTTATCTTGTAAAGAAAGCTAACGGAGATGTGTGGCAATGGGATCTATGGCAACCAGGTATGGGACTTGTAGATTTTACTAACCCTGCTGCATGTGAATGGTATGCATCATATTTACGTGAACTTGTAGATATGGGCGTAGATAGCTTCAAAACAGATTTCGGTGAGCGTATTCCAACTGATGTTGTATACTTTGATGGATCTAATCCGTACAAAATGCATAACTACTATACTCAACTTTATAATAAAGTCGTATTTGAAGTGCTTGAAGAAAAGCTTGGTAAAAATGAAGCAGCAGTATTTGCTCGTTCAGCAACTACTGGAGGACAGAAATTCCCTGTACACTGGGGTGGTGACTGTTATGCGGATTATGAATCAATGGCAGAAAGTCTGCGTGGTGGATTATCTTTAGGTATGTCTGGCTTTGGTTTCTGGAGTCATGATATTGGTGGTTTCGAGAACACTGCTCCTAGTCATGTATTTAAGCGTTGGTTGCAATTTGGTTTATTATCTAGTCATAGCCGTCTGCATGGTTCGAGATCATACCGAGTACCTTGGGAGTATGATCAAGAGGCAGTTGACGTTACTCGATACTTTACGAAGTTAAAATGTTCACTAATGCCATATCTATTCAATACGGCTGTGGAGGCTCATGAATTAGGTATTCCTGCAATGCGTTCAATGGTACTTGAGTTCCATGGAGACCCTGCTGTAGAACAACTTGATCGTCAATATATGTTAGGAGAGAGCCTACTTGTCGCTCCAATCTTCAATGAAGAAGGAGAAGTGAGTTATTATCTTCCTGCTGGTCAATGGACACATCTTTTAACTGGTGAAGTGGTAACAGGAGGTGCTTGGAAATCAGAAACTCATGGTTTCATGAGCTTGCCATTGTTTGTTAGACAAAATACAGTCCTTGCTATAGGCGCAGTTGATGATCGGCCTGATTATGAATACGCTGATGGTGTTGAATTACAATTTTACAACTTGCAAGATGGTGTAACAGCGTCAACAGCTGTACGTGATAGTAAAGGGAATATCTCATTGACTGTAGAAGCAACTCGCAATGGAAATTCTATTGCAGTAACATTAAACGGTGTAAATTATCCTCTTTCAATTGTTGTTAAAGGTGAAGGTGAGATTACAGCGGTTGCAGGAATAGAAGCAGCAGTTGAAGCAGGACGTATTATTCTTAAGCCGAAAGGTAATGAAAAATTTACAATTGAATTAGCGTAA
- a CDS encoding sugar phosphate isomerase/epimerase produces MNRMSIGLQLFTLREQLEADFEGTLRHVAGLGYEGVEFYHYGDIPANKMRELLDELGMKAIGSHIQLSNLKENLDNEIAYLKTIGAKYAICPWLAPELRDVDAWSQHLVDLAQIGHACTEQGIEFLYHNHDFEFSTLIDGQMVFEALFERIPATDLKVEMDIGWVKYSGIEPVGYINKYAGRLPLLHLKDFLKESRDPEKQIDTVELGEGVLPLLDIVKAASDAGVEWIIVEQDSCTNPPFESIATSFNWVQQNYLNQFK; encoded by the coding sequence ATGAATAGAATGTCAATCGGATTACAGCTTTTTACGCTTCGTGAACAATTAGAAGCTGATTTTGAAGGTACTTTACGTCATGTTGCAGGATTGGGATACGAAGGTGTAGAATTTTACCATTATGGAGATATTCCAGCAAATAAAATGCGTGAATTATTAGATGAGCTAGGCATGAAAGCGATTGGTAGTCATATTCAGCTTTCAAATTTGAAAGAGAACTTGGACAATGAAATTGCATATTTGAAAACAATTGGTGCAAAATATGCGATCTGCCCTTGGTTAGCTCCAGAACTTCGTGATGTAGATGCTTGGAGTCAACATCTTGTTGATCTTGCTCAAATTGGTCATGCTTGTACTGAGCAAGGGATTGAATTCTTATATCACAATCATGATTTTGAATTCAGCACACTAATTGATGGTCAAATGGTGTTCGAAGCACTATTCGAACGTATTCCGGCTACTGATCTTAAAGTAGAAATGGATATTGGATGGGTGAAATACTCTGGAATTGAACCAGTAGGTTACATTAACAAATATGCTGGTCGCTTACCATTGCTACATTTGAAAGATTTCTTGAAAGAAAGTCGTGATCCTGAAAAACAGATCGATACTGTTGAACTAGGTGAAGGGGTTCTTCCATTATTAGATATTGTGAAGGCAGCTTCTGATGCTGGTGTTGAATGGATTATTGTAGAGCAGGATTCATGTACCAATCCACCATTTGAATCAATTGCTACAAGTTTTAATTGGGTACAACAGAATTATCTTAATCAGTTCAAATAG
- a CDS encoding protease modulator HflC, whose protein sequence is MKKFKLTGFIIVGIVIVICLFGSLFIVKEGEYKIVLRFGEAIDSKTEPGLYFKVPFIDNIKELPKYQMTYENVPTQIMTKDKKIILVDNYTVWRIDDPVKFNKTSHTVSDGAQRINEAVYNSVRRKLSEVNYDEIISENTARGDLNDEITKDVALSLQRDNYGIEIVDVRIKRTDLPESNKESVYNRMISDRQSIAARYLSEGDEESKKITSKADRTALELMAQAEADSKKIVAEGEQEAAKIYNEAYGKDPEFYNLYRTLESYVVTMRNEPVIMMPIESPYAQILLGE, encoded by the coding sequence ATGAAAAAATTTAAGCTTACTGGATTTATTATCGTGGGTATAGTAATCGTTATTTGCTTGTTTGGCTCGTTATTTATTGTTAAAGAAGGCGAGTATAAAATCGTATTACGATTTGGTGAAGCGATCGATTCTAAGACAGAGCCAGGACTATATTTTAAAGTTCCTTTTATCGACAATATTAAGGAGCTGCCTAAGTACCAGATGACTTATGAAAATGTGCCGACTCAAATTATGACGAAGGACAAGAAAATAATTCTAGTCGATAATTACACGGTATGGAGAATTGATGATCCAGTGAAATTTAATAAAACAAGTCATACTGTAAGTGATGGGGCACAACGGATTAACGAAGCAGTTTATAACTCAGTAAGACGTAAACTTTCTGAAGTGAATTATGATGAAATCATTAGTGAAAATACAGCAAGAGGTGATTTGAATGATGAGATCACTAAAGATGTAGCACTGTCACTTCAACGTGATAATTATGGTATTGAAATCGTCGATGTACGTATTAAGCGAACGGATCTTCCTGAAAGCAATAAGGAGAGTGTTTATAATCGAATGATTTCCGATCGTCAGTCCATTGCTGCTCGTTATCTTTCAGAAGGTGATGAAGAATCTAAGAAAATCACCTCAAAAGCAGATCGTACTGCTCTAGAATTAATGGCTCAAGCAGAGGCTGATTCGAAAAAGATCGTAGCTGAAGGTGAACAAGAGGCAGCGAAAATTTATAATGAAGCTTACGGCAAAGACCCTGAGTTCTACAATCTGTATCGAACGTTAGAGAGTTATGTTGTAACGATGCGCAATGAACCAGTCATTATGATGCCGATTGAATCTCCATACGCTCAAATATTGTTAGGCGAATAG